The following are encoded in a window of Geobacter metallireducens GS-15 genomic DNA:
- a CDS encoding OmpA/MotB family protein — protein sequence MAKPKKEEKHVNHERWLVSYGDFLTLLFAVFVALYAMGQSDKKKVEQVMMSLRESFGFTTIQGSAAKPVVIDSTDMRIIPTITPDLINKGRSQGQKMGGRARAEEKDFRAIKAAMEAYLVKQGAQAKVSVGITQRGLVVSLKEAGFFDSGSAIVRESAYPLLAKVAESLAGYSNAVRVEGHTDTMPISSPLFPSNWELSTARATNIVHFLTKSYDFQPSAISAAGFGEYRPIADNATAEGRSKNRRVDIVLLSGEGEKAEPETTQKP from the coding sequence ATGGCAAAGCCGAAGAAAGAAGAAAAACACGTTAACCACGAACGGTGGCTCGTCTCCTACGGCGACTTTCTCACCCTTCTCTTTGCCGTGTTCGTAGCACTCTATGCCATGGGACAATCGGACAAGAAGAAGGTGGAACAGGTCATGATGTCCCTGCGGGAATCCTTCGGCTTCACCACTATCCAAGGCTCCGCGGCCAAACCGGTGGTGATCGACTCCACCGACATGCGGATCATCCCCACCATCACCCCCGACCTCATCAACAAGGGACGGAGCCAGGGACAGAAGATGGGGGGGAGGGCACGGGCGGAAGAAAAGGATTTTCGGGCCATCAAGGCAGCCATGGAGGCCTACCTGGTCAAGCAGGGGGCCCAGGCCAAGGTCAGCGTGGGGATCACCCAGAGGGGACTCGTGGTGAGCCTCAAGGAGGCGGGATTCTTCGATTCGGGAAGCGCCATCGTGCGCGAGAGCGCCTATCCCCTGCTCGCCAAGGTGGCGGAATCATTGGCCGGCTATTCCAATGCGGTCAGAGTTGAAGGGCACACCGACACCATGCCCATCAGTTCTCCCCTCTTCCCCTCCAACTGGGAGCTCTCCACGGCGCGGGCCACCAACATCGTCCACTTCCTGACCAAATCCTACGATTTCCAGCCGTCCGCCATCTCGGCCGCCGGCTTCGGCGAATATCGCCCCATTGCCGACAACGCCACCGCCGAAGGGCGGTCAAAAAACCGCCGGGTCGACATCGTGCTCCTCTCGGGCGAAGGGGAAAAAGCGGAGCCGGAAACGACGCAAAAACCGTAA
- a CDS encoding flagellar motor protein, with the protein MDIATIIGLVMGFGAVIGGALIEGLHLGALIQPTAALIVLGGTFGAAFVSYPMKTIIGAVKDIRKVLFPAQHDPEKVIKEIIGYAAKARRNGLISLEQEAQNVKDAFTKKGISLVVDGIDPQKLRETLEIEIAYYEEHSKQSAEFFEAAGGYAPTIGIIGAVLGLIHVMANLSDSSKLGAGIAVAFVATIYGLMTANIVCLPFGTKIKHGIKEELICKNMIIEGLIAIQNGENPHFIEQKLKAFIQEGDEKKGK; encoded by the coding sequence ATGGATATCGCGACAATCATCGGTTTGGTAATGGGCTTCGGGGCCGTGATCGGAGGCGCACTGATAGAGGGGCTGCACTTGGGCGCCCTCATCCAGCCGACTGCAGCACTCATCGTACTTGGCGGCACCTTCGGAGCCGCCTTCGTCAGCTATCCGATGAAGACCATTATCGGGGCGGTCAAGGACATCAGGAAAGTCCTCTTTCCTGCCCAGCACGACCCCGAGAAGGTCATCAAGGAGATCATCGGCTACGCGGCCAAGGCCCGGCGTAACGGCCTCATCTCCCTGGAGCAGGAGGCCCAGAACGTCAAGGACGCCTTCACCAAGAAGGGAATCTCCCTGGTGGTAGACGGCATCGACCCCCAGAAACTGCGGGAAACCCTGGAGATCGAGATCGCCTACTACGAGGAGCACTCCAAGCAGAGTGCCGAGTTCTTCGAGGCGGCCGGCGGCTATGCACCCACCATCGGTATCATCGGCGCCGTCCTCGGTCTCATCCACGTCATGGCGAACCTGTCGGACTCCTCCAAGCTGGGTGCCGGCATCGCCGTTGCCTTCGTTGCCACCATCTACGGCCTCATGACCGCCAACATCGTCTGTCTCCCCTTCGGCACCAAGATCAAGCACGGCATCAAGGAAGAACTTATCTGCAAGAACATGATCATCGAAGGGCTCATCGCCATCCAGAACGGCGAAAACCCCCACTTCATCGAGCAGAAGCTGAAGGCCTTCATTCAGGAAGGCGACGAGAAGAAAGGGAAATAA
- a CDS encoding flagellar FlbD family protein: protein MIKLTRLDGSEFLVNPDLIEAVEETPDTHITLVNGKKYLVLEKAPAIVDKIVTFKALVLHRANPGKAKKYLFRKKMTIYRLCCPLED from the coding sequence ATGATCAAGCTGACACGCCTCGATGGAAGCGAATTCCTGGTAAATCCCGACCTGATTGAAGCCGTTGAAGAGACTCCGGACACCCACATCACCCTTGTCAACGGCAAGAAGTATCTCGTGCTGGAGAAGGCTCCCGCAATCGTCGACAAGATCGTCACGTTCAAGGCGCTCGTCCTCCATCGGGCCAATCCGGGCAAAGCAAAAAAATACCTTTTCCGCAAGAAGATGACGATCTACCGTCTCTGCTGCCCCCTTGAGGACTGA